A region of Stigmatella erecta DNA encodes the following proteins:
- a CDS encoding NUDIX hydrolase encodes MNGGDSWRGDWKGRLYARVRERGYGSLTAFAEARPAVPLYVLAEELGGDELNAVQVFSGLVEEAERNAQVTRLVRGQLVREFSESLPGGWPAVLDDEARFAVAETFASWVGFTPETHKARARQVTAALLATPPPAGWSPLGPDDGLLRTLLPDEDA; translated from the coding sequence ATGAACGGAGGTGACTCCTGGCGGGGAGATTGGAAGGGCCGTCTCTATGCGCGGGTCCGCGAGCGCGGTTATGGGTCGCTCACGGCCTTCGCCGAGGCGCGTCCTGCCGTCCCCCTCTATGTGCTGGCCGAGGAGCTTGGCGGTGATGAACTCAACGCCGTGCAGGTCTTCAGCGGCCTGGTCGAAGAGGCCGAGCGGAACGCTCAGGTGACGCGGTTGGTGCGCGGACAGCTCGTACGGGAGTTCTCGGAAAGTCTCCCCGGCGGCTGGCCGGCCGTGCTGGACGACGAAGCCCGGTTTGCCGTCGCCGAGACCTTCGCCTCCTGGGTGGGATTTACTCCGGAAACGCATAAGGCGCGGGCAAGGCAGGTGACAGCAGCGCTCCTCGCCACACCGCCTCCCGCGGGGTGGAGCCCGCTTGGCCCTGATGATGGGCTGCTCCGCACGCTCTTGCCGGATGAGGACGCTTGA
- a CDS encoding DUF2380 domain-containing protein: MGGALWVPVAAPAVEPSSERQQATQVRQALFGALAGVERSAKGISGSLSQLAGRERLGGRANGAFDRSIGYGTHQLRWIQSALGGVASQANAAWEVEAPDMELGILHMSGPRLQAAMSGATLLAAWLDFLSLADVVLSQCPFYSAEKLLADVRRVQSMIEPSMTALASLAPGQVEATAVAMPGLMGELTREYQSIREAVREASERGGQLMAAAQFAEMLTLVSAMKMSLPRLPPAAPAMLGANMRMGSNGVMVGTQLVVSAEWMEWIRRLVQVGVLSVPAAGAAVRIQAGAVMMSQVRQDLPQGVRDALGDGPEVRGMHETGKAGAGMAQRPRHHVMPAEHREWFEKRGFSGDMSIDEFCVELELAHHQALHGGGHWRLGRTWPREWNQMIMSVLREAEAVTGRMLTRSQILKIVARYMRNYGIPMNFTSGRRR, from the coding sequence CCAGTGGCTGCGCCTGCCGTCGAGCCGAGCTCAGAACGTCAGCAAGCCACACAGGTCAGGCAAGCCCTTTTCGGTGCCCTTGCCGGTGTGGAGCGTTCTGCGAAAGGCATCTCTGGCTCGCTCAGCCAACTGGCTGGCAGGGAGCGCCTTGGGGGACGGGCCAACGGCGCCTTTGACCGCTCCATCGGCTATGGCACCCATCAACTGCGGTGGATCCAAAGCGCACTCGGAGGTGTGGCCTCCCAGGCGAATGCGGCATGGGAAGTAGAGGCGCCGGACATGGAGCTGGGCATTCTCCACATGAGTGGTCCACGGCTCCAAGCCGCTATGTCTGGAGCCACCCTGCTCGCCGCATGGCTCGATTTCTTGAGCCTCGCGGATGTTGTCCTCAGTCAATGCCCGTTTTACAGCGCCGAGAAACTCTTGGCGGACGTCCGCCGGGTCCAAAGCATGATCGAACCGTCGATGACGGCGCTTGCTTCCCTGGCGCCAGGGCAGGTCGAGGCAACGGCCGTCGCGATGCCTGGCCTGATGGGAGAGCTCACTCGCGAATATCAGTCCATTCGTGAAGCGGTGCGAGAAGCCTCGGAGCGAGGGGGGCAGCTCATGGCCGCGGCCCAATTCGCCGAGATGCTCACCCTGGTCTCGGCCATGAAGATGTCACTGCCACGGTTGCCGCCAGCTGCTCCCGCCATGTTGGGCGCGAACATGAGGATGGGGTCCAACGGTGTGATGGTGGGCACGCAACTCGTGGTCTCTGCCGAGTGGATGGAATGGATACGGCGGCTGGTGCAGGTGGGGGTCCTCTCCGTTCCCGCTGCCGGTGCCGCCGTCCGCATTCAAGCGGGGGCGGTGATGATGTCGCAAGTGCGACAGGACTTACCGCAGGGCGTGCGTGATGCGCTCGGAGATGGCCCTGAGGTTCGTGGCATGCATGAAACCGGCAAGGCAGGGGCCGGGATGGCTCAGCGGCCGCGCCACCATGTCATGCCCGCGGAGCACCGCGAGTGGTTCGAGAAGCGTGGATTCTCCGGGGACATGAGCATTGACGAGTTCTGTGTCGAGCTGGAACTGGCACACCACCAGGCGCTCCATGGCGGTGGTCACTGGCGCTTGGGGCGCACCTGGCCCCGTGAATGGAACCAGATGATCATGAGCGTCCTGCGCGAAGCCGAGGCGGTCACGGGCCGGATGTTGACGCGCAGCCAGATCCTGAAGATCGTCGCAAGGTACATGCGGAACTACGGCATCCCGATGAACTTCACCTCCGGGAGAAGGAGATGA